The DNA segment CTAAAAAAGATCTTGGATCTAAAAAGAGGAGAAAGTTTCGGCATAGGATCCATTCTTCTTTCAGACGATGAATTAAAAACCGCAAGCGGCGAATCCGGGTATCTTTCTTATATATTAGAAAGAGAGAAGATCCGGAAACTTTCCGAAAATTTAAGCTCTTTAGGATCTTCTCTATCTTCTTTCCTAATTTCTCTCGCGGAAGATATAGCGGAAGATTCAGTCAAGATCAAGGAAGAAGAAAATTCGATCACATACGGGGATATGATCCTAGGGCTTTCCAATTCCTTGGAAAAAAATCCTGAATTAGTTTCCGAATTAAAAAAACGTTTTCGTTTCGGGATTATAGACGAATTCCAAGATACCGATCCGGATCAATATAATATTTTCAGAATATTATTCTTAGAAAAGTCCGGCGGTATCGAAGCGGAAGGAAAACTTTTCCTGATCGGAGATGCAAAACAATCTATCTACGGGTTCAGGGGAGCGGACCTAGGAACTTATCTCACTGCAAAAAAAGAATTCGATATAGGCGGAAAATTTGCGGATTCTTCTATCGTTTATCCGGAACTGGATACGAATCGCAGATCTTTGCCGGAGCTAATCTCTTCCTATAATTCGATTTTTGGAAGTGTAAAAGGAGAATGGTTCCCGATTGGAGAAACCGGATTTTTGCCGATTGAATATGTGAACGTAAAATCTCCCGAAACTCCTGGAAAAGCGATTTTATATTCGGATAAAAGTAATCGAGCCGCCTTAAATGCATTTTCTCTTTCTAAAGAAAGTAATGCAGACAGACTGAAAGACCAATATTCCAAATTTTTAGCAGAGGAAATAATCCATCTGGTTTCCGAAAAATCGGAGATCTATATTAAAAAAGAAGGATATTCCTCTCCTGAAAAATTGAGTTGGTCCGATATTTCAGTTCTGGTCCGAGGAGAAAACGATTCCGAATTCCTAAAAAGACAATTCAAGGCAAGAGGGATCCCATATACTTATCCAAAACAAACCGGACTATTCGGGTCTCCGGAAGCGATCCGAATTAGAGAGATCCTTCAATGTTTAAACGAAGAAGGAAGCAGGGATTCATTTTATAAACTATTAATATCCGATCTGTTCTGCGTACGCCCGGAGGACCTTCAAAATTTCGAAGAATATCCGATCGAGTCCGGGGAAAAAAGACTTTTAGAAACCTGGAGAAAATTCTCCCGAAAAAAAGATTTTCCGGGCCTGTTCAGTTCTATCCTGACTGAAAGCAGGCTGGCTTCTCCCCTTCCGGAGGAATCCAGACAAGACTGGGAAAGAAAGATCACAAACTTCAAACAGATCTTTTTCTTCTTAACCGAAAAAGCGTCCAAATCGGACCAAAGTTTAGGACAACTAATCGTTTATTTGGAATCCAAGATGGTGTCCAAAGAAGATGAAAAAGATTATTTAGAAAAGGATTCGGAAGAAGATAGAGTTAAAATTTTTACGATCCATTCCTGCAAAGGTTTAGAATTTCCGATCGTGTTTTTATTCGGCGGATTTTCAGGCTGGGGCACACAGAGAAAAAAATTCTCAGAGTACAGAGAAGGCGAAAAACGTATTATAGATCTGGAAAATAATAAGGAAGAGATCTCAGTTTTTAATACGATCAACGAAGATAAAAGACTCTACTATGTGGCTTTAACTCGGGCAATGTACAAATTCTATTTTCCATTGCTTGCCGAACCGGATCCAAAACGCCCTTTGGAATTATTTCGAAAATCCTTTCATGCGTCAGTTCCCGAATTTCCGAAAAATTCTTCCGTAGCAAGATTCTGGGAGAATGAAGAAGGAAAATACGAACATGAATGGATTAGAGATCATAAAACGATCACCGGATTAACGACAAATCCAATAAAAGAAGAAGGTTCCGAAATTTTACGTTCCGTGGAGATCTGGCCGGACAAAGCGGAAAAGAGAAAGATTATCCTAGAAAGTTATTCTTCTTTGGACTCGTTTTTTACTTCGGAAGGGTCCGGATTCCAAGTCTCTGAAACAAAAACATTCAAAATGGATGAAACACCCGAAGAATCTAAGGAAGAAGAACTCCCCTCCTCCAATAAAATGGGAAATTTACTTCATCAACTTTTGGAAACGGAAGATTTTATTATATATAAAAACGCAAAGTCCGCGGCACAAATCCCGGAAAATACTTTGAAATCATATAAGAATATTCTAAAGTCTTATGGATACGGAAACAGCTCGGAACAACTGGAGCGATTTGCCCAAAAGGTCTCTGAAATCTTTTGGAATACTCTCAATACACCATTATCTCATTCTGAAAAGAGCATCTCACTTTCGGAAATTTCTCCTTCCGAAAGAAAGCATGAGGTGGATTTCTTTTTGAAAATCCCGGAACAAACAGGTGCTTCCGACTTATTAAAAGGAACCTTGGATTTAATATTTCTTTCGGAAGGAAAATATTGGATCTTAGATTGGAAGTCCAACCTTCTATCTTCCAATTTCGGAGAAGATCCTTATTCGGAGATCCACCTGAAAGAAAAAATCCAAGAATCCTACTCTTTGCAGATGGCAATCTATTCAGTAGTTTTGGATGATTGGTTAAAATTCAAGTATGGAAATGAGTACGATCCTAAACTTTTAGGAGGAATGTACTTTGTATTTCTCCGAGGAACGGATCCGAACAGACCCGGGCGAGGCTTGTTTTACCAGGATATAGATCCTGAATTTGTAAAAGTTTCTAAAAACAAAATAAAAGAAACATTAGATCTGAAAAATAGAATTTCGGCGGAAAAAGAATGAAAGAAGGATCCCTCGAAACAATTTTAGATCAGGAATATGCAGGATTTCTCACCAAAGAATTTTCACATTTTGCAAAAGAAATCCCATATGAAGTTTTATTCTCCTGGAATCTTTCCCTGATCCAAGCGTCAAAAACGGGAAATCTTGCGATCCCATTCTCTGAAAAAAATACAATCCCGGATATTTTATTCAAAAAGAGGGATAGTCTATTATATTTTTCTAAAGTATTTGGACAGTTAACCGCAGTAGAAGACGGTTTTGCGAACTTGCTCAAAACTATCCCCGCTACAAAGTCTGAAAAGATAAAAGAAGTTTTAAAAGAACTAATCTCTTCTAACCCTCTTGCAATCAAAAGAGGAAATAAAGAATATATACTCTGCGGAGATGGGGAACAAAAAGAAGCCTTAGAAAAAGCACTTCAATATCCATTTTTTGTTCTTACAGGTGGACCAGGCACAGGAAAAACCACGGTAGTCGCAAACGTAATCCGCGGGCTTTTACGTTTAGGTTATAATTTTAAGCAGATCGGACTTGCGGCACCTACAGGACGCGCCGCCCAAAGATTAAAAGAATCCTTAGAAAACACGATCTCAAATATTCGTACAAAAAATAAATTGGATGATTCCATTTCTGAAATCCCAACTTCCACATTACATAGGCTTTTAGAGTATAATCCTAGAAAAAGAAACTATAAATACGGTAAAAATTTTCCACTCCCCTATCGGGTCATCATCTTGGACGAGGTTTCCATGGTGGATCTGCATATGATGTATAGATTGATGGAAGCTCTGCCTATCGGTTCGGAAAATTTCAGATTTATACTTTTAGGAGATCCGAACCAATTGCCAAGCGTAGAAGCAGGAGCTGTCCTATCCGATATAGTTAAGTCTTTAAAAAAGATAAATTCCGAAAACCTAGTAGAATTAAAAACAAGTCATAGACAGGAGGAGGAATTTTCTTCTATCTCCAAAGCGGCTGAACTTTGTGTAAAAGAGAATATTTCTTTTTCGGAATTCCAGGAAAATCTTCCTAAAACTTTACAGTTAGATCCTATTTTTACCGGTTCGGGAAACGAAGATCTAAAAGGTTTTTATCAGATCCGATTGGATTACAAAAAAGAATGGAAAGAATTTTTAAAAAGAACTGCGGAAGATAAAATTCTACCTATATTCTCCAAACTTCCAAACCCGAATTCTCCTCGGGAATTAAAAGAATATTTAAACAAAGATCTAAATCGATTCAAGATACTTACGATTCTTAGAAATGGGATTTTCGGAAGTGAATTCATCAATAAAGAATTAACGGAGTTAATACTACATCATAAAAAAGGAAATTTAGTACAGATCGGAACTAAAACGTATTTTTCAGGACTTCCAATACTTATCACAAAAAATGATAGAGTGAGAGGAGTGTATAACGGGGATACCGGCCTCGTTTTAGAGGTCCAAACTCCGAATGGAGGAACTGAACTCAGGGCCCTATTTTTTATAGAAGGAGAGATCCGAGATTTTGCACTGGATACACTTCCTCCTCATGAGCCTGCGTTTGCGGTCACAGTTCATAAATCCCAGGGTTCCGAATATGATTCCGTTTTTATAATATATCCTCCTGATCCGGCCGACCTGAATAAGGAAGAAGTTTCTTTGGAACTTTTCAAAAAGGAAATACTATATACCGCGATCACTAGAGCAAAACGTTCTGCGTTTTTGGTTTCGGAAGAAAAACTATTGGAATATTCTCTCCGAAACCGTTTTGAAAGGTTAACCGGTTTTAAATTGAGTTAATCTACTTATGATCTCTAGTATATACCCCGTCCCAAGAAGTTGGAGGTGGAGTTTTTTTATACTCGTTACATCTTTCTACAAGTAGTTGTACCGCTTTATCTTCTTTGCCTTTTGCTTTTTCGGATTCTTTGAATTTTTTAACGGCAGGATCCCATTTACGATCCAAGTACAATGCTAAACCTTCTTCATATAGGCCTATAATTTCTTTTTTGGCGGAGGCAACACCTTTCAATTCTGAGATTGCTTCATACAAGATCACAGGTTCATTCTTACCCTTTACTCGGACTAGATCCAGCTTTCTAGTAAAAATAGAATCCTTAATCTCGGAATGGACCGAATCAGAAACCAAGACGGAAACTCCATAGTCTTTACCTGCGGCTTCCAAGCGGGCAGCAAGATTTACCGTATCTCCCATCATTGTATAAGATGCGAGAGCATCCGTTCCCATGAACCCGACTTTGGCAAGCCCGGTATTCAAACCGATCCGGATCTGCATATCTCTTGCATCCGGAATATATTTTTGGGCCTTCTTCCAACCGGATCGTAATTCTTCCAGTTTATCCAACATTTTAATCGATGCACGGGTCGCTTTTAAACAATGACCTTCCACATCTACGGGTGCGTTAAAAATACCTACGATCGCGTCTCCGATGTACTTATCCAAAACACCGTCATGATCTTTTAGGATCAATGTCATTGCGGATAGATACTCATTCAGTAACTCGGATAATTCCACGGAACTTAACTTTTCGCTAATATTAGAAAATCCTGCTACATCCGAGAAGAATGCTGTCACCCTTTTTTCGGTACCTCTTTTGAGAGCAGCGAGGTCTTTCATCGCCTCTCCGATCACCACCGGATCGATCATACTTCCTAGGATACCTTTGATCTTCTCCCTTTCTCTAAGACCGGTCACCATTTGGTTGAGTGCGACGGAAAGGTTTCCGAATTCGTCACTTCCACCCTGCTCGAATTCTACGTTTAGATTTCCTTTTCCTACTTGTTCCGCATTCCGGATCAGACGTTTGATCTTTTGGACCACAAAACCGGAAATAAACACGGCTAAAAAAATGGAAAATCCGCAAATCCCTAATGCGGAAAGTACTGCTCTGTCTCTGTTACGCCGAATGGATTCCAAACCTTCCGTTCTATCCACTACCGTTCGGATCACTCCTGAAAAATTGGAGGCCAATACGACCGTAGGAAGATCATCGGACACCTCTGAAATTAAAGGTGTCGAGTCCAATTTCCAGAGTACCTGTTCTGCTTCCGTTCTACTGTTCCCGATGATCCCGTCCGGAAAGAGAGCTTTTAATTTTGTTGTAGGAGTTTCACTTTCTCCGGAATAGATCCATTCTCTGACGGAATTCCAACGTTTTTGGAAAACTTCTTTTCCTTCTTCCGATTGAACCGATTTCCCATAGTCGGAACCGTCCGGCCTAAATCTAAGTAAGATCTGATCTTCTAAAGCGGAATCTCGAATGGAACCGAAAGATTCCACTTCCAACGCCTCCTCTTCTTTAGGAGGATTATTCCTTAAATAAGTAGCGTATAATAAATTTCTTTTACGAACTAATGCAGCATATTTTGTGTATTGGTTCTTAAATTCTTTGTCTTTAAAAGGAGGGATAGGCGGCTTCTTCTCTTTTAACTCTTTCAGTCTGGTTTCTAATATAGGAGGAATTTTAGAAAGTTCTGATAGAATTTCCTGCTCTTCTCTTAGATAATTTGTCCAAGGTCCGAGTGTACTTCTTCTGGATTCCAAAAGTTTAGCTCTTTCAGTAGATGCAGGATTTCTAAAATGAGGAGAATATAAAGCCTGCAATTCCAAACCGTTTTGTTGGAAAGAAGTAGGACGTATCTCTCCTAAAACTCCGGCTCCTTCTAAAAGAGAACTTAAGGCAGATTTTAAACCTTCTTCCAAATTCTCTTCCATAGGAGCTTGGTTCAAAGAAGATTCTGAATCGAAAATTTTAGTATCTAAAGTAGGCTCGGAAGCTTCTCCTGGAATGATACCTGAAACCGGAAATGTTTGGATCCTAAATCTGCCTGTATCTAATCCTAATTCTTTGATCTTTCTTTTTTTGGAATCCGCAAGAATGGAGACTATATTCTCATCCAGATCGGATCTAAGCTTTCGAGCTAAAATTAACTTTTTACGAAGTTCTTCTTCCGAGGCGGAGATCTCAGTATGATCCGGTTTTTCCTGATTTTCTTTTAATTCGCTCAGGCGTTTTCGGATCTGGTTCGCTTCTCTATCGGCGAATACGAATTTTTTAGCCATTGCTTGGAGACGTGCGAATTCTTTATCACTGACAACTTCTTCCCCGCCTTGTTGCAGCTGCAGCCGGATATTCTTTTCCAGGACTTGTATATCATCTTTGGAAAGATAAGCTGAATAATACGTATCCAAAGTTTTACGGACCGTGTTTTTGCCCAAGGCACCGAACAAACTGGTCTTGATGCCGAAAAAGGAGACTTTCTTTTCCTGGACTACGGTCTTGGTTGTTTTATATTTTTTTAATGCTTCCGTTTGTTTACTGACCCGGTCGCGAAATTCTTCGATCCGGATCAAACTTTGGGAAATATTATCCAATTCCAGAACGAGAGAAGAGATATATTTTCTGGAAATAGCAGCTTCTCTATCGTAACTTTCAGTGAGGATCTCGGTTTGTTGTCTCACGTAAATAAAGGAAAGTATAAGAATTGTAAGAACGATCAGACTCCCGGTAAACCAGGCGAGTTTCGCTCGTATCCCGGAATAAAATAGTCTCGGAAGAACTAGAGTAAGATCTAGGATTTTTTGCCCGAAACTCTGCTTGTGAGAAGTCTGTGTACCCATATAATAGTAACAGCGCCAGTCCGAATTTTTTCTGGCAAGCCTATAAAATTTGGAAATTTATTTCCGAATGGATTAGAACAATTTTTCGTAACTAGCCGTTCTATAGTCTGCGGTCAGGTAGAAGGTATGGTCGCAGGACGGACAACGATAGTTTCCTTTCCCCTGCACTCTCAAAATCTGGAGGCAAGCCGGGCAGGCCGTAGTACTTTCGTTAGGTTCCGCCGGGTTCGAAATTTGT comes from the Leptospira dzoumogneensis genome and includes:
- a CDS encoding UvrD-helicase domain-containing protein, encoding MQKNKLEAAANSFADQIDITKNGFIGASAGTGKTHTIVFLVLKILKDSFRASMGSDRSPFGIESILVLTYTDKAASELKGRIRAELKNTILRLEKIESPSEEESKELDYFLNQASRLDQAYISTIHGFAHKILKEYSLESGSSENSELIEEFSAVSKALYRRMRNEFGGKYPKELLPFILSQANRFYNDGFQGTTWENFVSGLAVKKVSSPDSIQLLPRPQKFPEIGSIRNVFLEIQSILPKFLEFQDSFKKKINASKYKALSSRQIEFQDSLRKLLDSSEPFLPFPFTLALKKILDLKRGESFGIGSILLSDDELKTASGESGYLSYILEREKIRKLSENLSSLGSSLSSFLISLAEDIAEDSVKIKEEENSITYGDMILGLSNSLEKNPELVSELKKRFRFGIIDEFQDTDPDQYNIFRILFLEKSGGIEAEGKLFLIGDAKQSIYGFRGADLGTYLTAKKEFDIGGKFADSSIVYPELDTNRRSLPELISSYNSIFGSVKGEWFPIGETGFLPIEYVNVKSPETPGKAILYSDKSNRAALNAFSLSKESNADRLKDQYSKFLAEEIIHLVSEKSEIYIKKEGYSSPEKLSWSDISVLVRGENDSEFLKRQFKARGIPYTYPKQTGLFGSPEAIRIREILQCLNEEGSRDSFYKLLISDLFCVRPEDLQNFEEYPIESGEKRLLETWRKFSRKKDFPGLFSSILTESRLASPLPEESRQDWERKITNFKQIFFFLTEKASKSDQSLGQLIVYLESKMVSKEDEKDYLEKDSEEDRVKIFTIHSCKGLEFPIVFLFGGFSGWGTQRKKFSEYREGEKRIIDLENNKEEISVFNTINEDKRLYYVALTRAMYKFYFPLLAEPDPKRPLELFRKSFHASVPEFPKNSSVARFWENEEGKYEHEWIRDHKTITGLTTNPIKEEGSEILRSVEIWPDKAEKRKIILESYSSLDSFFTSEGSGFQVSETKTFKMDETPEESKEEELPSSNKMGNLLHQLLETEDFIIYKNAKSAAQIPENTLKSYKNILKSYGYGNSSEQLERFAQKVSEIFWNTLNTPLSHSEKSISLSEISPSERKHEVDFFLKIPEQTGASDLLKGTLDLIFLSEGKYWILDWKSNLLSSNFGEDPYSEIHLKEKIQESYSLQMAIYSVVLDDWLKFKYGNEYDPKLLGGMYFVFLRGTDPNRPGRGLFYQDIDPEFVKVSKNKIKETLDLKNRISAEKE
- a CDS encoding adenylate/guanylate cyclase domain-containing protein is translated as MGTQTSHKQSFGQKILDLTLVLPRLFYSGIRAKLAWFTGSLIVLTILILSFIYVRQQTEILTESYDREAAISRKYISSLVLELDNISQSLIRIEEFRDRVSKQTEALKKYKTTKTVVQEKKVSFFGIKTSLFGALGKNTVRKTLDTYYSAYLSKDDIQVLEKNIRLQLQQGGEEVVSDKEFARLQAMAKKFVFADREANQIRKRLSELKENQEKPDHTEISASEEELRKKLILARKLRSDLDENIVSILADSKKRKIKELGLDTGRFRIQTFPVSGIIPGEASEPTLDTKIFDSESSLNQAPMEENLEEGLKSALSSLLEGAGVLGEIRPTSFQQNGLELQALYSPHFRNPASTERAKLLESRRSTLGPWTNYLREEQEILSELSKIPPILETRLKELKEKKPPIPPFKDKEFKNQYTKYAALVRKRNLLYATYLRNNPPKEEEALEVESFGSIRDSALEDQILLRFRPDGSDYGKSVQSEEGKEVFQKRWNSVREWIYSGESETPTTKLKALFPDGIIGNSRTEAEQVLWKLDSTPLISEVSDDLPTVVLASNFSGVIRTVVDRTEGLESIRRNRDRAVLSALGICGFSIFLAVFISGFVVQKIKRLIRNAEQVGKGNLNVEFEQGGSDEFGNLSVALNQMVTGLREREKIKGILGSMIDPVVIGEAMKDLAALKRGTEKRVTAFFSDVAGFSNISEKLSSVELSELLNEYLSAMTLILKDHDGVLDKYIGDAIVGIFNAPVDVEGHCLKATRASIKMLDKLEELRSGWKKAQKYIPDARDMQIRIGLNTGLAKVGFMGTDALASYTMMGDTVNLAARLEAAGKDYGVSVLVSDSVHSEIKDSIFTRKLDLVRVKGKNEPVILYEAISELKGVASAKKEIIGLYEEGLALYLDRKWDPAVKKFKESEKAKGKEDKAVQLLVERCNEYKKTPPPTSWDGVYTRDHK
- the recD gene encoding exodeoxyribonuclease V subunit alpha, producing the protein MKEGSLETILDQEYAGFLTKEFSHFAKEIPYEVLFSWNLSLIQASKTGNLAIPFSEKNTIPDILFKKRDSLLYFSKVFGQLTAVEDGFANLLKTIPATKSEKIKEVLKELISSNPLAIKRGNKEYILCGDGEQKEALEKALQYPFFVLTGGPGTGKTTVVANVIRGLLRLGYNFKQIGLAAPTGRAAQRLKESLENTISNIRTKNKLDDSISEIPTSTLHRLLEYNPRKRNYKYGKNFPLPYRVIILDEVSMVDLHMMYRLMEALPIGSENFRFILLGDPNQLPSVEAGAVLSDIVKSLKKINSENLVELKTSHRQEEEFSSISKAAELCVKENISFSEFQENLPKTLQLDPIFTGSGNEDLKGFYQIRLDYKKEWKEFLKRTAEDKILPIFSKLPNPNSPRELKEYLNKDLNRFKILTILRNGIFGSEFINKELTELILHHKKGNLVQIGTKTYFSGLPILITKNDRVRGVYNGDTGLVLEVQTPNGGTELRALFFIEGEIRDFALDTLPPHEPAFAVTVHKSQGSEYDSVFIIYPPDPADLNKEEVSLELFKKEILYTAITRAKRSAFLVSEEKLLEYSLRNRFERLTGFKLS